A region from the Aegilops tauschii subsp. strangulata cultivar AL8/78 chromosome 5, Aet v6.0, whole genome shotgun sequence genome encodes:
- the LOC109763456 gene encoding uncharacterized protein isoform X2, translated as MPIAMDTGGAPEPEPEEETVVLPHWVVLHRKGKTHRHNSLEAARVAVDKDKTAAPVDMDGGPSCYVTFTLAAPQKGISCLNLHLPEGPPIALHTPPAYAFLRATDNNLVLFQMSYPQKKVKEIVLFDVNNPSYWDPPADLFVYKAGGPRPSVQRLPPYTIESNRPFLMGFVTTGILRLKDEDRYIVADIDVCRGKNGICAQLCVFRSGAKQWELSPEMPAPQPQDQSNGGQFPNLWSTDNLLAFAGRFLCCIDYMSGVLLCDFAIQDLSPVLRFVPFPGKNDFSDEERVERRRPDRFRSVSISQGMLCFVHIDNDFHGPPPARKSRGQQKRPTQDITVWTLDSNKFEWKLHHVINLYSLWAQPGYLDLHIDQRLPEFPTISLDDPNVLCCLLTEEEFDGDGWNIMVGENAHLLSCESLGVEHRRSRIPATPLLPSVFCKYLERPTGIACDNKPTCLSVDPKKHKQSAS; from the exons ATGCCGATCGCCATGGACACTGGAGGcgcgccggagccggagccggaggaggagacCGTCGTCCTCCCTCATTGGGTGGTGCTGCACCGCAAGGGCAAGACCCACCGCCACAACAGCCTAGAAGCTGCTCGTGTGGCTGTCGACAAGGACAAGACCGCCGCTCCGGTCGACATGGACGGCGGCCCCTCCTGCTACGTGACCTTCACCCTCGCGGCTCCTCAAAAAGGGATCTCCTGCCTCAACCTCCACTTGCCGGAGGGACCTCCAATTGCCTTACACACCCCGCCCGCCTATGCCTTCCTCCGGGCAACCGACAACAACCTCGTCCTCTTTCAAATGTCCTACCCGCAGAAAAAAGTCAAGGAAATCGTCCTCTTCGACGTCAACAACCCGAGCTACTGGGATCCCCCGGCAGATCTGTTCGTCTACAAGGCCGGCGGTCCTCGCCCCTCGGTGCAGCGGCTCCCACCGTACACAATCGAGAGCAATAGGCCGTTCCTGATGGGTTTCGTCACCACAGGCATCCTGCGGCTCAAAGATGAGGATCGCTACATCGTTGCCGATATCGATGTCTGCCGCGGAAAAAATGGTATCTGTGCCCAACTCTGCGTCTTCCGCTCTGGGGCTAAACAGTGGGAACTCAGCCCCGAGATGCCTGCCCCTCAGCCGCAGGACCAGAGCAATGGCGGTCAGTTCCCCAACCTCTGGTCAACCGACAATCTGCTTGCTTTTGCCGGCCGTTTCCTGTGCTGTATTGACTACATGAGTGGTGTTCTGCTATGTGACTTCGCGATACAAGACTTGTCCCCAGTGCTCCGCTTTGTGCCTTTCCCTGGGAAAAATGATTTCTCTGATGAGGAACGGGTTGAAAGGCGCCGCCCTGACAGATTCCGAAGTGTGTCCATCAGCCAAGGCATGCTGTGCTTTGTGCACATTGACAATGACTTCCATGGGCCGCCTCCTGCGAGAAAAAGCCGAGGCCAGCAGAAGCGGCCTACCCAGGATATCACCGTTTGGACGTTGGACTCCAACAAGTTCGAGTGGAAGCTACATCATGTGATCAACCTGTATTCTCTCTGGGCACAACCTGGCTACCTAGATCTGCACATAGATCAGCGTCTTCCTGAGTTCCCAACCATCAGCTTGGATGACCCGAATGTTCTTTGCTGCCTGTTAACAGAGGAGGAGTTTGATGGTGATGGGTGGAATATCATGGTTGGCGAAAATGCACATCTGCTGTCATGTGAGTCTCTGGGTGTGGAACATCGCCGTAGCCGCATTCCTGCTACCCCCCTACTTCCATCTGTCTTCTGCAAATACCTTGAAAGGCCAACAG GGATAGCATGTGACAACAAGCCAACTTGTCTTTCAGTGGACCCTAAGAAGCATAAGCAATCTGCCAGTTAA
- the LOC109763456 gene encoding uncharacterized protein isoform X1, with product MPIAMDTGGAPEPEPEEETVVLPHWVVLHRKGKTHRHNSLEAARVAVDKDKTAAPVDMDGGPSCYVTFTLAAPQKGISCLNLHLPEGPPIALHTPPAYAFLRATDNNLVLFQMSYPQKKVKEIVLFDVNNPSYWDPPADLFVYKAGGPRPSVQRLPPYTIESNRPFLMGFVTTGILRLKDEDRYIVADIDVCRGKNGICAQLCVFRSGAKQWELSPEMPAPQPQDQSNGGQFPNLWSTDNLLAFAGRFLCCIDYMSGVLLCDFAIQDLSPVLRFVPFPGKNDFSDEERVERRRPDRFRSVSISQGMLCFVHIDNDFHGPPPARKSRGQQKRPTQDITVWTLDSNKFEWKLHHVINLYSLWAQPGYLDLHIDQRLPEFPTISLDDPNVLCCLLTEEEFDGDGWNIMVGENAHLLSCESLGVEHRRSRIPATPLLPSVFCKYLERPTVDPKKHKQSAS from the exons ATGCCGATCGCCATGGACACTGGAGGcgcgccggagccggagccggaggaggagacCGTCGTCCTCCCTCATTGGGTGGTGCTGCACCGCAAGGGCAAGACCCACCGCCACAACAGCCTAGAAGCTGCTCGTGTGGCTGTCGACAAGGACAAGACCGCCGCTCCGGTCGACATGGACGGCGGCCCCTCCTGCTACGTGACCTTCACCCTCGCGGCTCCTCAAAAAGGGATCTCCTGCCTCAACCTCCACTTGCCGGAGGGACCTCCAATTGCCTTACACACCCCGCCCGCCTATGCCTTCCTCCGGGCAACCGACAACAACCTCGTCCTCTTTCAAATGTCCTACCCGCAGAAAAAAGTCAAGGAAATCGTCCTCTTCGACGTCAACAACCCGAGCTACTGGGATCCCCCGGCAGATCTGTTCGTCTACAAGGCCGGCGGTCCTCGCCCCTCGGTGCAGCGGCTCCCACCGTACACAATCGAGAGCAATAGGCCGTTCCTGATGGGTTTCGTCACCACAGGCATCCTGCGGCTCAAAGATGAGGATCGCTACATCGTTGCCGATATCGATGTCTGCCGCGGAAAAAATGGTATCTGTGCCCAACTCTGCGTCTTCCGCTCTGGGGCTAAACAGTGGGAACTCAGCCCCGAGATGCCTGCCCCTCAGCCGCAGGACCAGAGCAATGGCGGTCAGTTCCCCAACCTCTGGTCAACCGACAATCTGCTTGCTTTTGCCGGCCGTTTCCTGTGCTGTATTGACTACATGAGTGGTGTTCTGCTATGTGACTTCGCGATACAAGACTTGTCCCCAGTGCTCCGCTTTGTGCCTTTCCCTGGGAAAAATGATTTCTCTGATGAGGAACGGGTTGAAAGGCGCCGCCCTGACAGATTCCGAAGTGTGTCCATCAGCCAAGGCATGCTGTGCTTTGTGCACATTGACAATGACTTCCATGGGCCGCCTCCTGCGAGAAAAAGCCGAGGCCAGCAGAAGCGGCCTACCCAGGATATCACCGTTTGGACGTTGGACTCCAACAAGTTCGAGTGGAAGCTACATCATGTGATCAACCTGTATTCTCTCTGGGCACAACCTGGCTACCTAGATCTGCACATAGATCAGCGTCTTCCTGAGTTCCCAACCATCAGCTTGGATGACCCGAATGTTCTTTGCTGCCTGTTAACAGAGGAGGAGTTTGATGGTGATGGGTGGAATATCATGGTTGGCGAAAATGCACATCTGCTGTCATGTGAGTCTCTGGGTGTGGAACATCGCCGTAGCCGCATTCCTGCTACCCCCCTACTTCCATCTGTCTTCTGCAAATACCTTGAAAGGCCAACAG TGGACCCTAAGAAGCATAAGCAATCTGCCAGTTAA